ttgtaaaaacactAGGTAgactaaaataaagtatttcattttttttttaaatgtcctatagaattaatttttgtttcaggTATCATAAAAACATCACCAGAAAATCTTCAGCTTCATTACAAGAATGTGATTATGGATGGGAAAAAAACTTTATCAGATTATTTTGATTCTTCCATGTGCCTAGATCCAGTTTCTATTGGTTTATCattgaagtaaaaataattaaatattaagatatttgttcaaatatttatgttatatggTTTTTGTAGGATGGATAATGGAGAATTTGAGCCGTTAAATATCGTTCCAGTTCCAGAACCgctataataaactaaaaaactatCAGAAAGAACAAACTATGTAAACAGTAATCTCCATTGAAAATTGGttacagtatttttataaattacataaacttattttatatttatttataaccaataaactacatttatagaaatattaaaatggtaacataaacactaaacaatttaaaagatattatactAAGTCCTTAAATGTGTACGTTTaaacataattcaaaattactaaaacatttatgttaacattaaaagcaaatgtttaatatatattcctaaatttaataggtatggtttttaaattattcttaaaaaacaaCCACAATACCGGGAACAAAAATTATTAcgagaataaatataattttgaaataaataatattatgtatctacatattataataagacgtttaaaattatatttattatactatgtatacttATGTGGAGAGtactttcaataaaattaatttatcaacataaaattgtttgttagtttatttaaaatgaaggAACTGTTGAAACaagaatgttttttatttgcaaattcaaatcataataattttgattatataatacttgaataatattttagttgttaGAATACATTTTCAGTCAAGTGCATAAACATATTAGGTAATACATGGACTACGCATTTCTATACACTTTCATTATTGTTAGAAATATAtagcattatatttataacattagtCAAAACGTGTGCATATGACAGTCACAATGTATTTGCTATCTTTTTCTAAAAtgttgttatgtttattttaattgataacatATCAAGGTATCAATCTAGCTTAAACAAATCTGGATCATGTTTCAAAaatcgtaggtacctatgcgtcttaaaatgtatttttataaaaatcaatattttcataagtctttttctaaaaagtatttgtccgaaaaatattgttcttttaaaACTCTTGTAACTTGTGTCTtacaaatgttattaaatgtGATTTATTACCATGGGTGATATAGTAGGTACCCACTACTCACCTATCATTTATCAACTACCTATCCATATTAGGTATCGAGACATTGAGTATaataacatgttatattatttaatttcaataataatgcaAGGTTGTgcattaacaaattaataagataaaagttaagttaaagttaagttaagttatttttaagttatttacttAACTTATTAGTTtgctgttttaattaaattaactttaacttaactcATTTGTATCTACGTTAACTTAAAatcaacttttattatttttaatattccctattaagttaatttttcagaaaaatatttatataatttataagttcgtataatatagaaaatattatcagaaaaaaaaggtatatttacgaagaatttcgtgtataattttataaataaaacctaAGGGGTACCTATAGTGGTAATTATGTACCTAACATTAATTGTCCGTCTATAAAGACATCAATAGATACGAGCTCTCGAAGCTATGATTTATAATACCCATTTATTAGTTactcattaatttattacttattatttatcaatttattttataatataataattgtattacaaaaatacctacctacctatactggtgtattatacatttaaacattattagttCATACAGTTTTCATTCCTCTCGCTCAGTcgctcattagtcattacactGCTGCAGTTTTTaggttttactattatttatgttcactatttatttattcttgcTAGTCAGTACTTAGTTTCCATGGTCAGttgttaatagttaattatttattgtgaatttgtattgtaacttaTTGGCCATAAGCATGAACGATCATTATCCAAGtaagtaatgtttttatattaatccaattaattgtattcatataCATGTAAAGATATAGTTAATTGTAAATGTATGTATAgtctgtccagcgagagaaTGCACCGCGCACCGACCAAAACTGGTTCCCTCACTCAGCCATAGGGGATCCGGTTTCAATAGCAAGGAGACGTGGGGGAATGCACAGAATCGGTGCATACTCTCGCTGGACAGAGTATAGTACTAAACTTTTATCAGTTATTGGGGATCGGTCATCACACATATGACAATATTGCTGAATCTATAGACAAAGTACTCGACGAATTTAAAATTCAgaataaaacaacattaataGTTCACAATGCAgcaaattttgtcaaaagttTTAGGTGATCATCCTTTTTTAATGATgctacataattttattgtatatttatattttatatgaattagttaataattactaGGGCAcggatttttatgtaaatacatatttttattgattgcaGATATCTAtgttctaattaaaaaataagcaCGTTTCATAACACCCTGAATAAAATGACACTtttttatgttacatattttcacatatttggatgtaaatacatattttataaatgtaggtacttattaaacttccagaaatgttaaaaataaccataattttattggagattttgttttattggttttttgaCTTTTTCATCGTAAAAGTATTCCTTAAAGCTCCTAGTAGGGTACTAAAATTGAAGGAGTTATATCCTAATTTATGGCATCCTCCTGAGACAATCATTACTTGGTGGGGTACCTGGTTAGCAGCagttaaatacttttcaaacaatttcgaaaaaatgtaaGACATAATTTCAAATCTTGATTCGGATAATGCAATTTCTATTGAAAAAGCAAAATAACGAGCTGAAATTAAGCTCGGATGACATGGTGAAACGCTCTTTCAGCCGATCACAatcattagttataacttataattcatagttaagtttataaatcaattaaaaatattgtatatttttatttatgcttTGCTCAACAATACAGGTATGCAATATGtacattaatacttaattatatagttatatccctatatagtaattatttaaaaataatatttgtgtttctttttcttctttaatattttaatatttatatttatttaaaatattttttcatataatttagaataataattgataaattttgagttaagaattttcaaaacatatttaaatataaatataagataataaaataatataaatactcaataattattttggtttcaATGGTTATTagtagggctcggaagttgaggcattttgcatttttttttggaaatcttTAGACGATGCTCTCCTGGGTACAAATGTGTTTTATTAGCATGTGAAACTgaaatactaaattttattttgcatttttatgcattttttggcTTTCTTtacttttaagtcattttttgacatttttaggtcatttttcgacAATTTTAGCTcatttttcgacatttttagtcatttttacTGATTTCACACTAGTATTCACTTCTTATCGTTTCTTGGCTATGCCGATAACTTAAAACTTGGaattaccacggactaagattagTACCTATTCGATTTTATCTCGCCGATTACATTTTGTCGTTGTCGTATtgtagtgaataatattatacctacattttattattttttcctaataTTCGATTAGTATCCGATTTTATCTCGCCGATTACAGTCGTCACGTCGTTGTCGTGTAAAAgtgaataatacctattatacctacattttattatttttcgtaatattttcgaAATGCCGAAAATTAAAACGTCAGTTAGTGCTCGTCTGCGTGCATTTGTGTCGGAATTCGGCGACGATATTTTTTCTTCCGATGGCACAGTTCTTTATTGTAAAGTATGTGAAGTAAAGGTGGCCTCAGATAAAAAATTTACTATTGAACAACACATTTCccgtataaaacataaaaatggtaTAGAGCGCAAACATTTAAAAGAAAGTCAAAGTTTTATTACTAAGTCGTCAAAATAATCTACTTTTAATTACGATTTATGTCAAGCTCTTTTATCAGCCAATATTCCCCTACACAAAATATCAAATGAATTATTCCgtgcatttttggaaaaatacacGCACAAAAGTATTCCTGACGAATCAACGCTAAGGAAAACCTATGTCGTTCAATGTTACGAAGACTgtattaacaaaataagaagTTATTGCGAAAACCAAAAGCTATGGGTTTCTATAGACGAAACCACGGATTCAGTAGGACGGTATGTGGCTAACGTGATTGTCGGTACATTGGAAGTCGGAGGCCCGGGGAAAATATTTTTGCTCAATTCAGAAATTTTAGAAAGAGCTAACCATACCTCCATCGCCCAATTATTAGATACATCTCTACATATTTTATGGCCTCAAGGAATAAAGCAtgacaatattttgttgttcttAAGTGATGCCGCTCCCTATATGATGAAAGCTGGCAGAGGTCTATAAATCCTGTACTCTAAAATGGAACACGTAAGTTGTTTGGCCCATGGATTACATAGGGTTGCGGAAGAGATTCGAAAACACTTCCCAAAAGTAGATCAGTTAATATCgaacatcaaaaaaatatttttgaaatgtccaTCACGTGTTCAATATTTCAAGGAAATGGCACCTAATATTCCTCTACCACCACAACCGGTATTGACAAGATGGGGTACATGGTTAAAAGCTGCTACttatttttgtgaacatttggaaattttgaaaactattattatggGACTAAACAAAGATGATTCTACGTCAGTTGAAAAAGCACAGGATCTTATAAGCGATGataatgtaaaacataatttaatttacattaacgCAAACTTTGGAACTCTGGCCGATTCTATTACCAAGTTAGAAACTTCAGGACTCAGGCTTTATGATTCAATACAAATTGtacaagatattttaattaaaatcgaaTCAGCAGCAGTTAATAGAAttggaaatgaaataaaaaacaaatttaatgcgGTACTTGCCAAAAATACTGGATTTCAAACTATGTCaacaatttctaaaattttaaatgatgaagAAGCTTCAAGTGATTGTTTTCCGGATGATTTCAGTGCTGATGATTTGGTCCATTTCAGATTTGCCCCAATCACTTCAGTAGACGTGGAGAGAAGTTtttccaaatataaaaatttattaacagATAATCGTCGTTCATTTACTttcgataatataaaatactctcTAATTGTACAATgcaatgattttgatttttaaataatttgtaagcattttatagtaaaatagagtaaaatatttaaaaaaatgtatttttattaatataaaactgatatatgtaatttttttaggtcatttttttaggacattttttgctatttttatgGTCATTTTTATGGTCATTTTTATggtcattttttattgtttttaaggtcatcaacttccgagccctagttATTAGCTTAAGAGACCAGTGATCTTCTTGTCGAAAAttaatagataggtaataatatttgagactgataatttaaaaaaatatatattatattagtacctatataattattaattaaatatttatataatatataaatgtaggtacctaaatgtatatgCCAACAtagaatttcaatatatttttatttatcttgtaGTTGAATATATAATTCCAAATGGGCATTAATAATGTTTTCTAAAGaactaatttgttttagattgatattggatttttttatttaattacaagtaGAGGTTTCTGTGTCTTTGGTTGAGTATTAGTCTTCTTACTTTAATATGATAGGCCCAGTTGAGTCGTTTGTCTAAAAAACATACCTGATTAGTGGCAATTTGATTCAATAGGAATTAGTAATAACGGAGTTGTTTAGAGTAAACATCTGTACGGAAGGGaaaataaattacgtacaatgaTTTAGAAGTGTTAATTTTGATTCCACTTATTAAACTAAGAGGAAAATACCTAAGTTAAGATGATACggtatgcaaaaaaaaaaatagaagaaaCGAACAGAGAttgttaatatcataattattttaatttgttttacaccTAATTATACTCAAACAATGTCAagacaatttttgttattagatTCATGAGATATATGGAGTCAAAGATGTGTCAAGTGGCTGCTTGTATGGttcaaaaattcaaacttaattGGACAGTAGAAGATAATCAGAACATCATCGAACATACACTTATGGAAACCATAAATTAATGATAactcatcaataataataaattcccaAGAAAATCTTCAGTCGTCTCCAACACAATATCTACAGAATGTCATAATAGTGACTTTGAAGAtgatgtttttagttttttttagtatcCAAGTGATTAACACATcacattagttattttaaaacatttttaatgtattttttttttaaattaactcgACCTATTAAttgaagttaagttaagttaacattatttgttaacttactttaaacttaattgaaaaaaaaaaatacttaacttaacttataacgagtaaaaaaatatcattaacttgcccagccttggataatatacttattgaaatattggtaatacattttattatgtagtGACTAATGACCAGTGACATACAAGTTGTTGTCTGTTGATCAAACATTCAGATTAATAtcagacaaaataaaaaaattgaaaattgaaaatgtccacaatcagctcaaaaagagtcaaagagttttgaaaattttatcaagtaagtatgagaaaatataaattaaacatatgaTGTGACTTTCATTTATctgcagttattcgtttttgaattaggtacaatacaaaataagaaaatcgctacatgagaaattgtGTGAAtgtccaatgttgtaaaaatatgaacttcaaacgttcataaaaatttaatttgacgttcttgtgtacattttttttttgataaaggtagacaaacttatgatgaATCTTTCATTACATTtccaaatcttagatttaaaaagaaaaatttttatgaatttctaacaaaaCAATTTCCGCATTTTCGTGatgttttcgtattttgtcaagattttaactttaaatactaataaaaaaaaattatgaatatggatttttaatattattcgaatgtcattgtaacaataacagccttatattaaattttcaagtttttttacccaacaaatttacattgacattcataaaaaaaaaaaaaactaaaaaaattggaaactgaaaatttccgtaacagttaaaaacaaatcaaaatattttgaaaatgttatagtgtatagaaaattctaatataaacaaccaatgAAAATGTCATAGGTATATctgtttgttttagagttacaccaaaaaccaaaatctactttatcgaaaatcgattttgcgtaaaacttCCCGTTtatcttaatttgtattttgtttttcccggtacttttgaaaactactgggaatatttaaattttagcctcacaaaagtaccaattagattcgcATTCCCACCAGAAAAGATAATGAAGTTGACatcaaaacattatttcaactacttatagTGCatacagacacacaaaaaaaagcgggtaaggggatgtcgctctgctgtacagttggttacAATAGTGGGTCACTTATTAATGGattgtaataaatttgaattcaatcatatcatatcattgtatacgaaaaacgtaatttgtcggtagtttttctagtggcattaagtacctattgagaaaatcaaaaaattacctcTGTAAAGCAGGGGTCGGCAACCTTTTTACCTACACAGGCCATAATTTGTTTCAGTTTTTTATGAAGGGCcgcatacaaaattaaaatattagaaaatataattttaacatataatactaatatatttacgGATagcaacaaacatattattatgagtttaaCATTGCGGTTGTCcttattaactaatttttaattaaatacattaatagagaaaatttaaaagtttaaaaataattattaattaattcttgAATGCAttttagtatacaaatattacgtTACTAGTTCGATTTTTGAGGTTGAATTTTTCCCGCCAATTTGTTATTATCCGCTTTTATATTGGATGTTGATATCCTTAAAACAGCATTCAAGTGTTCATCGCTTAATcgtgaacaatatttattttttcgaaatttaagTATTGAGAATGTCTGCTCACAAATATATGTGCTACCGAAAgcagtaatcatttttttagcaAAACTTTTGATGCCTTTAAAATCTATTTCAGAAAgacttgaataaaatatttttagatcatTACTTTCTTTAAAAGCATTTTTAAGAATATCGTTGTTTTGAAATTCTATGACTTCAATTGTCAATGTCGACAGAAAAAGggttttaaaacaatttgattttattctcTTGTACGTAAAAATCAGAAAATcgtattgaaaattaattttgtaggttttcaattatatttaaaaaattaatttttgtagtttCCCAATTTAAAGTTGATTTGGTTGattctaatacaattttacaacatACGAAATGATCCAAGTGCTGTTCATTAATATGtttgtgtaataattttaatttcagttgaaatgattttatatttgaatacatatcTGCATATCAGACAACAATTTGTCTTTACCTTGCAGTTTCGTATTCAGTTCATTCAATAAAGTTGTTATATCAGTTTAAAATGCCAGATTAAGAACCCACTTTTCATTTGATAATTCTGGTACATTTTTACCTTTTtctgacataaaaatattgatttcatttcgtaaaataaaaaaccgttTCAAAACCACACCTCTACTCTACCACCTtccttcagaaaaaaatattatatccccATATTCAGCATCGCAttcttccaaaaatattttaaattgtaatttaccaAAGTATTTTTGCGTATGTAGTTAACCGTTGATACTACAATATTCATTACATCTTTCCATGCTAAAATCCATGCTGTTTTTTGCAAACTAAACATAACAGTTTAcctttattttcgataaaaaaaatataaatccgtCCATGATTTGTTGAATGTACGATGTTCATCActaattttacgttttttttgaCATTGAATTGATAGGTTATTATAAAACAGTTGAAATTTAAACTTCACGTTGGAATGTTTCGAAATGAACAGCACTAAGGCCATAACTAGATACGTATTTGTCGTAATCGAcgataattacattatatacgatTAGATTACGTTCTCGATCATACCTTATCTCGCATCGTTATACAATAGtcatgattaaatattatttatatattttataacaacttaagctacaaaattaaaaatttgaacaccATGAATTATATTTGGAGGGCCGCAGCAAAAAGTTCCGAGGGCCGACTCTAAAGTATAagctaggtattatattatgttgaaatcaaagcactccttctggtaggaactttgtatacaggataaaaaaaggtggataagtggatgtcgctctgctgtacagtaggttacaagtgggtcactgtaatggatggtgttaaatttgaattcaatgatataatatcattgtataagaaaaacgattctgagcgaaaacggtcagccagcctatgataggagcctatgaaataagtatatttgatgatattattgtgaataaagtaatttatatataacctatttacgtggagctttgttttaaattttcaatccttagccataaaagttaaacattttatatatttttaactacaaaataattaataaattataaatttgataaatgttgtcaacatttgaactttaaatgttacaaaaaaaattgtgcctatgtattcttaatatttttcaactgctattagaacgatttATCAGGAGCctgatattacattttcacgcttttttacccaacaaataaatttttattgatatttataaaaaaaaaaaaactaaaaaacttgaaaactgacaatgtccgtaaaccactcaaaatgagtcaaaatattttcaaaattttatcgtgtatagaaaatgctaatataaacattcagtgaaattttcaagtatctacagtcattcgtttttcaattacaataaaataagaaaattgttacatgagaaatcaattgaatatcaaatgttataaaaatataaatttcagacgctcataaaaatttaatttaagtttattgtagacatttttttttgataaaggtagacaaacttatgagtaatcttatattacattttaaaatcttagatttaaaaagaaaaatttttatgaattctcaacacaaaataatttgctaattttcgtgatttttccgtattttgtcaaaatttgaactttaaatgcttataaataaaaactgtgactaaggatttttaatttttttcatctgcctatgaaacaataacctaggagccttctattaaattttcaagcttttttactcaacagatacaattttattgatatttatagaaaaaaaaactaaaaaaaattgaaaactgacaatgtccgtaacagTTCAAagagagtcaaaatattttcaaagtcttatggtgtatagaaaatgctaatataaacattcagtcaaaatttcatgtccctacggtcatttgttttagagttacaccaaaaaccaaaatcgattttctcgaaaacagattttgcgtaaaaattcttgtttttccttaatttttcttttgtttttcacgtcgcttttgaaaactactgggaaatttttacttttgacccccccaaagtaccaaccagattcactttcctatcagaaaagttactgttgaagaaaatccaagcacttttactgtcctaaaaaaaaaaaaaaaaacacacatcattgtaaaatcaatacattcatcgcttcgctcagaatctaaaataaacaccattgaaAAATCTccactccactcagaatctaaaattaaaaaattaaaaacacatcattataaaatcaatcattcatcgttccgcttagaatctaaaactaaaaacactGATGGGTAATATTctaacaattttcaattttaatattttacattcttaCAACTTACATACAAATTGAAATACCGTAAACAAACGtaaaccagggcttgaaaccgttttcaaaaccgatttcagaaactggtataaaccattttaaaaccgaaaccaaaaccgtaatcaaaaacgaaaccgaaaaaaattggataccggtattaaatttaaaatcgaaaccggtattaaattcaaaaccaaaatctgaaaaattggaaatcgttattttttttttataattgacgtgtttttaaatacgtaaattccaTTAATACGCATGATTAATACTCATAGtaaaatttatatcatgtttaaaatgttgatagcCATTTCATTTTTcgcaaaaccgaaaccgaaaacgaatttttttaataccggtattgaaacattgaaaccgaaatcgaaattatttcaatcggtttTAGGCCCTGACGAAAACACACAGATAGGTAATACTCTCACTTTTATGATGGAATAGTATATTGCggggcaagggcgggaagtgagctatttcagtcgggGGTGACGTGTGCGGCACTAGCCGCAGGCGTGGGCCGCATTTCGCACAAggctgaaattgccttcccgcatgagtcacacatactattttttgtcacgcctctgcgttcattgaTCACGCCACCACCACAAAGGTAATAATTCATGttgggatctatgcaacaatcagactattctacgaaaacaatatttcatgaaagaaacgatttagttttatttattttaagcgtcacgcatggaggttataatatgattataagatacaaccaaaagtttatgttttgtaaggaccgacTACCGCggtatagattttagtgtctggttgtgcaggggatacgcgTGTGATATGTGATTTtagggatttccactttaccacctGGCACTTTTTGGGATACCCACTTTACCGCCCAGCACTTCTTGGGATTTTCACTTTACAGGCCGGCCCGGCACTATTAGagattcccactttaccacccgctggacggaaaaaggacgcttcTAACGTTCAAACcgtatcgaaaaccaaactttcggtgcaggcgtgacaaataTTAATTcactacctatctataatattaattctaataaCACGAAAACACAAAACTGGTTCTACTGACTGCGAATTTGCTTTGTTTCACATGGGTCAGAGAGAGGGACAATTGGTTAGGAGGTGTGCTAAAATCACCATAAAGGTTtggataaaatttataatgtcGTAACGGAAACgaataacccccccccccccccccagaccAATTGAAAAATCCAGCGTACGCCACTTCCCATGAACGACATAGAACATTTACGTTTGGCCGATCCAACCCTGCGTTAATacctttaatattagagtgaatttacctataatcaaactttaagttaagaacattatctaaGCTGTGTAACTAAGTtggctattttatgatattttaaattgcatgTAAGTTATGAGCGTGtaaattacttattacaatttaaaaatcctcataaacagtataaaaatttaaatatcgtaaataAGCTATCGTAGTGacataaaatttgataattggtaaa
This genomic window from Metopolophium dirhodum isolate CAU chromosome 1, ASM1992520v1, whole genome shotgun sequence contains:
- the LOC132942090 gene encoding uncharacterized protein LOC132942090; translated protein: MTSQNMIDEDAYMMIQRKKMTIYLNINKSTPVNVLKKMVGGIIKTSPENLQLHYKNVIMDGKKTLSDYFDSSMCLDPVSIGLSLKMDNGEFEPLNIVPVPEPL